In one window of Cydia fagiglandana chromosome 10, ilCydFagi1.1, whole genome shotgun sequence DNA:
- the LOC134668000 gene encoding juvenile hormone esterase-like: MVKVQVKQGWLEGDRREVVTKDGYYNSFKGVPYAAPPVGKLRFKAPQPPLPWDGVRSATEHGPVCPQQDIFTQEFIPGSEDCLYLNVYSPDLEPSQPLPVMVFIHGGGYRSGSGNDSHYGPDFLVKHGVVLVTINYRLEAFGFLCLDTKDVPGNAGMKDQVAALKWVKENIAKFGGNASNVTVFGESAGGASTLLHVLSPMSKGLFKRAIPMSGVPICDWSLAFEPARRAFTLGKILGFETDDPEKLLEFLQSVPAEKLVLTNPCVVSLEEKSNNILKMYHFTPVAEKNLGQEYFMIEEPLEILKKGTGNEVDVFIGHTSEECLIGIEPFEKLYLNDYNRYPEILVPRELLYKSSPKTVLELSDKIQKHYFGKKSINNDIMKEFIQYVNDACFVYNIHRTLDHLPKIKNSKTYFYRFSCVSERNIFGAAGAKYGISGASHLDDLMYLFQANFANVPIDKNGKGYHMIQLACKVFTNFAKYGTPTPDASLGAVVPPYSNAESYVDISDVLRVGQSLDADVVAFWKDVYDSAGVEF; this comes from the exons aTGGTGAAAGTACAAGTGAAGCAAGGCTGGCTGGAAGGTGACAGGCGGGAGGTGGTGACCAAAGATGGCTACTATAATAGCTTTAAAGGCGTGCCGTACGCCGCGCCGCCCGTCGGCAAGTTGAGATTCAAG GCGCCTCAACCTCCTCTACCCTGGGATGGAGTCAGAAGCGCAACCGAACACGGCCCAGTGTGCCCTCAACAAGACATCTTCACCCAAGAGTTCATACCAGGCAGCGAAGACTGCCTCTATCTCAACGTATACTCCCCGGACCTCGAGCCGAGCCAACCTCTTCCTGTCATGGTCTTTATCCATGGAGGTGGCTACAGAAGCGGCTCTGGAAACGACTCCCACTACGGACCTGACTTTTTAGTCAAACATGGTGTAGTCCTAGTCACTATCAACTACAGATTGGAAGCTTTCGGATTCCTATGCCTTGACACAAAAGATGTCCCTGGTAATGCGGGGATGAAGGACCAAGTGGCAGCTTTGAAATGGGTCAAGGAAAATATTGCAAAGTTTGGTGGTAATGCTTCTAATGTAACTGTTTTTGGTGAGAGTGCTGGCGGAGCGTCTACTTTGCTGCATGTGTTATCGCCGATGTCAAAAGGGTTATTTAAAAGAGCCATTCCAATGAGTGGTGTGCCAATTTGTGACTGGTCTCTCGCCTTTGAACCAGCTAGGCGAGCTTTCACGCTCGGAAAAATCCTCGGATTTGAAACTGATGATCCGGAGAAGCTTCTCGAGTTCTTGCAAAGTGTTCCTGCTGAGAAATTAGTGCTGACCAACCCCTGCGTTGTGAGTTTGGAAGAAAAATCgaacaatattttgaaaatgTACCACTTCACACCGGTTGCCGAGAAGAATCTTGGCCAAGAGTATTTCATGATCGAAGAACCATTagaaattttgaaaaaaggaACCGGCAATGAAGTAGACGTATTTATCGGACATACTAGTGAAGAATGTCTCATTGGAATAGAACcttttgaaaaattatatttgaacgATTACAACAGATATCCAGAAATATTGGTACCGAGGGAACTTCTTTACAAATCTAGTCCGAAGACTGTTTTGGAACTGTCTGATAAAATACAAAAGCACTACTTTGGAAAGAAATCTATAAACAATGATATAATGAAGGAGTTTATACAATATGTCAATGATGCATGTTTTGTTTATAACATACACAGGACTCTTGATCATTTACCCAAGATTAAGAACAGCAAGACATACTTCTACAGATTCTCTTGCGTTTCTGAAAGGAACATATTTGGTGCTGCGGGTGCGAAGTACGGAATCTCCGGGGCCAGTCATCTGGATGACTTGATGTATCTGTTTCAGGCCAACTTTGCAAACGTACCAATTGACAAGAACGGCAAAGGCTATCATATGATCCAGTTAGCGTGCAAGGTTTTCACCAATTTTGCTAAATATGG CACCCCCACTCCCGATGCTTCATTAGGCGCTGTAGTTCCCCCCTACAGCAACGCTGAGAGCTACGTCGACATCTCCGATGTCCTTCGAGTAGGACAATCACTGGATGCCGACGTAGTGGCCTTCTGGAAGGACGTGTACGATTCAGCTGGCGTCGAATTTTGA
- the LOC134667999 gene encoding juvenile hormone esterase-like: protein MVKVSVSEGVLEGTREKNEYGGTFYSFKGIPYAEPPLGDLRFKAPQPPKPWTGVRSAKDFGPICYQMNPITKTPWGSEDCLYLNIYTPNIKPEKPLPVMFYIHGGSFAIGGSNDDMYGPEFLIRHDVILITINYRLEVLGFLSLDSEDAPGNAGMKDQVQAMRWVKKNIGFFGGDPENITIFGNSAGGVCVSFHLMSPMTKGLFRRAIMQSGACTCFWSMPFEPREVVLALAKQLGCHSSDNKVLYEFFKAQPVDSLINLQIPTTMAIKAKNSSEIYFAVVSEKNFDNIERYWSGNSYDGVRSGIHEGVEVMNGYVEDEGIMTAIMTCRNDFTVLMPRFNQFLEEYVPRPITWHCTLVDQFEVGREIKQFYFQDKKMTFEVINDLVRMFSMAAMVYDIIQWQKITAGSSSNKLYFYRFTCKSERNIMANMFGYWKVVGDKKTTCHVDDLAYLFPCKGRIKRTEPDSKTFQMINNVTKLWTNFAKFGNPTPDDSLGVQWTPFTLEKQNYLDIGEQLKLCANPEDDQLKFWEDIYKRYLPHRSHI from the exons ATGGTTAAAGTTAGTGTAAGTGAGGGCGTGTTAGAAGGTACCCGTGAGAAAAACGAATACGGCGGCACTTTTTATAGTTTCAAGGGAATTCCGTATGCTGAGCCTCCACTAGGAGACTTGAGATTTAAG GCGCCACAACCACCAAAACCATGGACAGGCGTTCGAAGCGCGAAAGATTTTGGTCCAATCTGCTACCAAATGAATCCTATAACAAAAACCCCCTGGGGAAGCGAAGACTGCCTGTATCTCAACATTTACACGCCAAATATTAAGCCGGAAAAGCCTCTGCCGGTCATGTTCTATATCCATGGAGGCAGTTTTGCCATCGGAGGCAGTAACGATGACATGTACGGACCAGAATTCCTCATCAGACATGATGTTATCTTAATCACCATAAACTACAGACTTGAAGTCTTAGGTTTCCTTAGTTTAGATTCCGAAGACGCGCCTGGAAACGCTGGAATGAAAGACCAAGTACAAGCCATGAGATGGGTTAAGAAAAACATTGGCTTTTTTGGAGGTGATCCAGAAAATATCACAATTTTTGGTAACAGTGCTGGTGGCGTTTGTGTTTCTTTTCATTTAATGTCGCCAATGACTAAAGGGCTATTCCGCAGAGCGATCATGCAGAGTGGAGCGTGCACTTGCTTTTGGTCAATGCCATTTGAACCTCGGGAAGTGGTTTTAGCTTTAGCGAAACAGTTGGGTTGCCATTCGTCTGACAACAAAGTATTGTATGAATTCTTCAAAGCCCAACCAGTTGATTCCCTGATCAATCTACAAATACCAACAACGATGGCGATCAAAGCTAAGAATTCTTCTGAAATATATTTCGCAGTTGTAAGCGAGAAGAATTTTGACAATATCGAAAGGTATTGGAGTGGGAATTCATATGATGGTGTCCGAAGCGGGATACATGAGGGAGTTGAAGTAATGAATGGCTATGTGGAGGATGAAGGCATAATGACTGCTATCATGACCTGTAGAAACGACTTTACCGTATTAATGCCAAGATTCAACCAATTTCTAGAAGAATACGTCCCTAGACCAATAACCTGGCACTGTACACTTGTAGACCAATTTGAAGTTGGACGGGAAATCAAACAGTTTTATTTCCAGGACAAGAAAATGACTTTTGAAGTTATAAATGACCTGGTAAGAATGTTTTCCATGGCAGCGATGGTCTACGACATTATTCAATGGCAGAAAATTACCGCTGGCTCCAGTTCGAACAAGTTATACTTTTACCGGTTTACTTGCAAGTCGGAGCGGAATATTATGGCGAACATGTTTGGGTATTGGAAGGTAGTGGGGGATAAGAAGACTACGTGTCACGTGGATGACCTGGCCTACCTGTTCCCTTGTAAGGGCCGGATAAAGAGAACGGAGCCAGACTCGAAGACGTTCCAAATGATTAATAATGTTACTAAATTGTGGACTAACTTTGCTAAATTTGG aaacccAACCCCGGATGACAGCCTAGGAGTGCAGTGGACACCATTCACTTTGGAAAAGCAAAACTACTTAGACATTGGCGAACAATTGAAGCTCTGCGCCAATCCTGAAGACGACCAACTTAAATTCTGGGAGGACATTTACAAGCGCTATTTACCCCATCGATcgcatatataa